One Brassica napus cultivar Da-Ae chromosome A1, Da-Ae, whole genome shotgun sequence genomic region harbors:
- the LOC125593202 gene encoding uncharacterized protein LOC125593202 has translation MNSMVRDRKEQMVIQSSIVLLQERFRQLQKARELRAERELLNPKPNHQDKNISQYYREPVSFGFFQFLPLNSQTSSSQQLLSLSLCPHSTSDFIEKPSFYHHWPKKDENKVVGIDRYDDVDTSLRL, from the coding sequence ATGAATTCAATGGTAAGAGACCGCAAAGAACAAATGGTAATCCAGTCTTCAATCGTCTTGCTTCAAGAAAGATTCAGACAACTTCAGAAAGCGCGAGAGTTAAGAGCTGAACGAGAGCTccttaaccctaaacctaaccacCAAGACAAAAATATCTCACAATATTACAGGGAACCCGTGAGTTTTGGTTTCTTCCAGTTTCTACCTCTAAACTCTCAAACAAGCTCGTCACAGCAGCTCCTCTCCCTCTCCTTGTGCCCTCACTCCACCTCTGATTTCATTGAAAAGCCTAGCTTTTATCATCACTGGCCAAAAAAGGACGAGAATAAGGTGGTTGGGATTGATAGA